Proteins from a single region of Candidatus Krumholzibacteriota bacterium:
- a CDS encoding response regulator transcription factor gives MAKVLLVDDDPDFREMGTEVLSAAGHEVVTAASGKEGFEAALRETPDAAVIDLMMETVDAGAVLCRKLKNDDRTKSIPLLMLTAVTEATGFKFGIDTEGERDWILADEYVDKPIPFPELVKRVGNLLGNAARS, from the coding sequence ATGGCTAAGGTTCTGCTCGTCGACGACGATCCCGATTTCCGGGAAATGGGCACCGAAGTCCTCTCGGCGGCCGGCCACGAGGTCGTGACCGCGGCGTCCGGCAAGGAAGGATTCGAGGCGGCGCTCCGGGAGACGCCCGACGCGGCCGTCATCGACCTGATGATGGAGACGGTCGACGCCGGCGCCGTGCTCTGCCGCAAGCTGAAGAACGACGACCGGACGAAGTCGATCCCCCTGCTGATGCTCACCGCCGTCACCGAGGCCACCGGCTTCAAGTTCGGCATCGACACCGAGGGGGAACGGGACTGGATCCTCGCCGACGAGTACGTCGACAAGCCGATCCCCTTCCCGGAACTCGTCAAGCGCGTCGGCAACCTCCTGGGCAATGCAGCGCGCAGCTGA
- a CDS encoding response regulator yields the protein MQRAAEHTRAVRILVVDDEWGMRTGAKRILEREGYEVETAGDGAGAIALATPAPFDVCLVDLKLPDVDGLTLLKEFHGIDASTVCIVITAYASLETAIEATRRGAWDFLPKPFTPQALRAVVARAAERRLLLEEADRLRREREERLLELAGERSRTSTILSNLTTGVVVVNEAGELALFNTAALSLLAEPALETGAGFLAQLPAGELREAIARLLDGTIEEAIHTTIEAPGVAEGQTLSVTAAPVPGPRGGISGRTISIRDVTDRAELDRAKSNFVRIVSHEVKAPVGAVIGFIDMILEGYAADPEKQREYLARARGRLEGLVTMVKDLLAMTRQETRGAGRSFEPVDLVGLVRETVASLEPDWRARSIAVEVAGDGAPPVVGDEPGLGQVFTNLLSNAIKYNRPGGRVTVSMRESGAGVETTVTDTGVGMDRESLARIWEPFYRIKSAETKDVPGTGLGLSIVRAIVETHKGRIEVTSSPGEGTTFTLWLPRAPGGADGGPENAA from the coding sequence ATGCAGCGCGCAGCTGAGCATACGAGGGCCGTCCGCATCCTCGTCGTCGACGACGAATGGGGGATGCGGACCGGCGCGAAGCGGATCCTCGAGCGGGAAGGCTACGAGGTGGAGACGGCCGGGGACGGCGCCGGCGCCATCGCGCTGGCCACGCCGGCGCCGTTCGACGTCTGTCTCGTCGATCTCAAGCTCCCCGACGTCGACGGCCTCACCCTGCTCAAGGAGTTCCACGGGATCGACGCGAGCACGGTCTGCATCGTGATCACGGCCTACGCGAGCCTCGAGACGGCGATCGAGGCGACGAGGCGGGGCGCGTGGGACTTCCTGCCGAAGCCCTTCACCCCGCAGGCGCTGCGGGCCGTCGTGGCCCGCGCCGCCGAGCGGCGTCTCCTCCTCGAGGAGGCCGACCGCCTGCGCCGCGAGCGCGAGGAGCGGCTGCTCGAGCTGGCCGGCGAGCGCAGCCGGACGAGCACGATCCTCTCCAACCTCACGACGGGCGTCGTCGTCGTCAACGAGGCGGGCGAGCTCGCCCTCTTCAACACGGCCGCCCTGAGCCTGCTCGCCGAGCCCGCGCTCGAGACGGGCGCGGGCTTCCTCGCCCAGCTGCCGGCCGGGGAGCTGCGCGAGGCGATCGCGCGGCTCCTCGACGGAACGATCGAGGAGGCGATCCACACGACGATCGAGGCCCCCGGCGTCGCCGAGGGGCAGACGCTCTCGGTGACCGCCGCCCCGGTCCCGGGGCCGAGGGGGGGCATCTCGGGGCGGACGATCAGCATCAGGGACGTCACCGACCGGGCCGAGCTCGACCGGGCGAAGTCGAACTTCGTCCGGATCGTCTCCCACGAGGTCAAGGCGCCCGTCGGCGCGGTCATCGGGTTCATCGACATGATCCTCGAGGGCTACGCCGCCGACCCGGAAAAGCAGCGCGAGTACCTCGCGCGGGCACGCGGCCGCCTCGAGGGGCTCGTGACGATGGTCAAGGACCTTCTGGCGATGACCCGCCAGGAGACCCGGGGGGCCGGGCGGAGCTTCGAGCCGGTCGACCTGGTCGGACTCGTCCGGGAGACGGTCGCCTCGCTCGAGCCGGACTGGCGGGCGCGATCGATCGCCGTCGAGGTGGCCGGCGACGGGGCGCCCCCCGTCGTCGGGGACGAGCCGGGGCTCGGGCAGGTGTTCACCAATCTCCTCTCGAACGCCATCAAGTACAACCGCCCCGGCGGCCGCGTCACGGTCTCGATGCGCGAATCGGGGGCCGGGGTGGAGACGACCGTGACCGACACGGGCGTCGGCATGGATCGGGAATCGCTTGCGCGCATCTGGGAACCCTTTTATCGTATCAAGTCGGCCGAGACGAAGGACGTCCCCGGAACGGGGCTCGGACTCTCCATCGTGCGTGCGATCGTCGAGACGCACAAGGGCCGCATCGAAGTCACATCGTCACCCGGCGAAGGCACCACGTTCACCCTGTGGTTGCCGCGCGCGCCCGGCGGGGCGGACGGGGGACCGGAGAACGCCGCGTAA
- the hydG gene encoding [FeFe] hydrogenase H-cluster radical SAM maturase HydG — protein sequence MTGFIDVERIESLLAEGRRADRQTVEDVIERAAEKEGLTPTETAVLLGCEDTELWEEIYALARKIKEDIYGRRIVLFAPLYVSNLCQNDCLYCAFRRSNEECARIALGPEEVAREVRALESVGHKRLLMVYGEHPAYGVDYMVQTIRAAYETRTPDRHGEIRRINVNAAPLSVEDYRRLKEAEIGTFQVFQETYHPGRYREVHPPNTRKGDFEWRLYALHRAQEAGLDDVAVGALFGLYDWRFEVMGLLMHALDMERVFGVGPHTISFPRLEPAINTPFTGYSRWKTSDEEFKRLVAVLRLMVPYTGLILTARERPELRREYIRLGVSQIDGGTRIDIGGYGKGPATVETEKEKQQFEIFDNRSLDEVVLELAKTGYVPSFCTACYRSARTGETFMEFAKHGDIKNMCLPNAILTFKEYLEDFASPATRLVGTKLIEELLRGTENGPRSALEKKIGRIERGERDVYC from the coding sequence ATGACCGGGTTCATCGACGTCGAACGGATCGAGTCGCTGCTCGCCGAGGGACGGCGTGCCGACCGGCAGACGGTCGAGGACGTGATCGAGCGCGCGGCCGAGAAGGAGGGGCTGACTCCCACGGAGACGGCAGTCCTGCTCGGCTGCGAGGACACCGAGCTCTGGGAAGAGATCTACGCCCTCGCCCGGAAGATCAAGGAAGACATCTACGGGCGGCGGATCGTGCTCTTCGCCCCCCTCTACGTCTCGAACCTCTGCCAGAACGACTGCCTGTACTGCGCCTTCCGGCGGAGCAACGAGGAGTGCGCGCGCATCGCCCTCGGCCCCGAGGAGGTCGCCCGCGAGGTGCGCGCCCTCGAGAGCGTCGGGCACAAGCGGCTGCTCATGGTCTACGGCGAGCATCCCGCCTACGGCGTCGACTACATGGTCCAGACGATCCGCGCGGCCTACGAGACCCGCACCCCGGACCGCCACGGGGAGATCCGCCGGATCAACGTGAACGCCGCCCCCCTGAGCGTCGAGGACTACCGGCGGCTCAAGGAGGCCGAGATCGGCACCTTCCAGGTCTTCCAGGAGACCTACCACCCGGGCCGATACCGCGAGGTGCACCCGCCCAACACCCGCAAGGGGGATTTCGAGTGGCGGCTCTACGCGCTCCACCGCGCGCAGGAGGCCGGACTCGACGACGTCGCCGTCGGCGCCCTCTTCGGTCTCTACGACTGGCGCTTCGAGGTGATGGGCCTTCTCATGCACGCGCTCGACATGGAGCGCGTCTTCGGCGTCGGGCCGCACACGATCTCCTTCCCGCGGCTCGAGCCGGCGATCAACACGCCCTTCACCGGCTACTCGCGCTGGAAGACCTCCGACGAGGAGTTCAAGCGGCTCGTGGCCGTCTTGCGGCTCATGGTCCCCTACACCGGCCTGATCCTCACCGCGCGCGAGCGCCCCGAGCTCCGGCGCGAGTACATCCGCCTCGGCGTCTCGCAGATCGACGGCGGCACGCGGATCGACATCGGCGGCTACGGCAAGGGCCCCGCGACGGTCGAGACGGAGAAGGAGAAGCAGCAGTTCGAGATCTTCGACAACCGCTCGCTCGACGAGGTCGTGCTGGAGCTGGCGAAGACGGGCTACGTCCCCTCCTTCTGCACGGCATGCTACCGTTCGGCCCGCACCGGCGAGACCTTCATGGAATTCGCCAAGCACGGCGACATCAAGAACATGTGCCTGCCGAACGCGATTTTGACCTTCAAGGAGTATCTCGAGGACTTCGCGTCGCCCGCAACGCGCCTCGTGGGCACGAAGCTCATCGAGGAACTGCTCAGGGGCACGGAGAACGGTCCGCGCTCGGCGCTGGAGAAGAAGATCGGCCGCATCGAGCGCGGCGAGCGCGACGTGTACTGCTAG
- the hydE gene encoding [FeFe] hydrogenase H-cluster radical SAM maturase HydE, with protein sequence MDEREIIRLLDDAEATAGLCARADRERRRVHGDVVHLRAIVEFSNRCVGRCAYCGLRCDNDLVSRYDLSWETVIERAGCAAADGFRTIVLQSGEHPGLDVEGLGQTVAAIKERFDVAVTLSVGEWPREVYRAWREAGADRYLLKLEAADRELYGTLHPGMSWENRRRCIDDLLALGYETGSGNIVGLPGQTAEHLAADILDWARTPYDMISVSPLIPAAGTPLGDLDPPPIDRVLRVLALGRLVAPGAHMPSTTAMCVYGRQARARAMRSGANVIMIDYTPREAAAAYEIYERAACGSTESCRECTAATLDELGLSVGRGRGGGIRRR encoded by the coding sequence ATGGACGAGCGCGAGATCATCAGGCTCCTGGACGACGCTGAGGCGACCGCCGGACTCTGCGCCCGCGCCGACCGCGAGCGCCGCCGCGTCCACGGCGACGTCGTCCACCTCCGCGCGATCGTCGAGTTCTCCAACCGCTGCGTCGGCCGCTGCGCCTACTGCGGGCTGCGCTGCGACAACGATCTCGTCAGCCGCTACGACCTTTCCTGGGAGACGGTGATCGAACGGGCCGGTTGCGCCGCGGCGGACGGCTTCCGCACGATCGTCCTGCAGTCGGGGGAGCATCCCGGTCTCGACGTCGAGGGCCTCGGACAGACGGTCGCGGCGATCAAGGAGCGGTTCGACGTCGCCGTGACCCTCTCGGTGGGCGAATGGCCGCGGGAGGTCTACCGGGCGTGGCGCGAGGCCGGCGCCGACCGGTATCTCCTCAAGCTCGAGGCGGCCGACCGCGAGCTCTACGGCACGCTCCACCCCGGGATGAGCTGGGAGAACCGCCGCCGCTGCATCGACGACCTCCTCGCCCTCGGGTACGAGACGGGGAGCGGGAACATCGTGGGGCTTCCCGGGCAGACGGCGGAGCATCTCGCCGCCGACATCCTCGACTGGGCGCGAACGCCCTACGACATGATCTCGGTCTCGCCGCTGATCCCCGCGGCGGGAACCCCCCTCGGCGATCTCGATCCGCCCCCCATCGACCGTGTCCTGCGCGTCCTCGCCCTCGGGCGGCTCGTCGCACCCGGGGCGCACATGCCCTCGACGACGGCGATGTGCGTCTACGGGCGGCAGGCCCGCGCGCGGGCGATGCGATCGGGGGCGAACGTCATCATGATCGACTACACGCCGCGCGAGGCGGCGGCCGCGTACGAGATCTACGAGCGGGCCGCCTGCGGCTCGACCGAGTCGTGCCGCGAATGCACCGCGGCGACCCTCGACGAGCTGGGGCTCTCGGTCGGCCGCGGGCGCGGCGGGGGGATCAGGCGCCGCTAG